GTCTTGCCGACACCCGAGGGGCCGATCATCAGCGCGTTGGTGCCGGGGATCAGTCCGCCGCCGAGCAGCGCGTCGAGGCCCTGCGTGCCGGTGCTCACCACCTCCGCGTTGAAGTCCGCGTGGTGCTCGGCGGCCACGAGACGCGGATAGACGTGGATGCCGCCGGTGTCGAGCGTGAAGTCGTGGTAACCCTCGCGGAACTTGATGCCGCGCATCTTGGCGACGCGTGCGCGGCGCCGGTTGCCGCCATAGTCGTGCACGAGATTGTCGAGGCTGATCACGCCGTGCGCGATGCTGTGCAACTGCACGTCGCCCGGGTCGGAGGAATTGTCGTCGAGCAGCAGCACCGTGCATGCGCGGGTGGCGAAATAGCGCTTGAGCGCGAGAATCTGCCGGCGGTAACGCAGCGCGTTCTGCGACAGCAGACGCAATTCAGAAAGGCTGTCCAGCACGATGCGCGCGGGTTTGAGTTCGTCGACCTGCTGGATCACGTTGCGCACCGTCTCGCCGAGTTCCACTTCCGCCGGGTGCAACACGGTCTGCTCGTACTGAGGGTCGAGGCCCTCGTCGGAGAGCAGTTCCAGAATCGTGAACCGGCTGATGTCCCAGCCATGACTGTCCGCCACCGAGATCAACTCGGAGCGGGTCTCGGACAGCGTGATGTACAAGCCGCCTTGGCCTTCTTCGACGCCCTTGAGTAAGAACTGCAAGGCCAGGGTAGTTTTACCTGTTCCGGGCGCGCCCTCTATCAGGTACATGCGATGTGGCGTGAGACCGCCTCCGAGGATGTCGTCGATTCCATCGATTCCGGAGGACAGGCGGGTCGGTGTGTCGGCGTCGTGTCTGTTTGACATGGCGTGGCGTATGGCTTCAAGGTATGGCCGAGCATTTCCAGCCGGTACGCCGAGAACGCAATTTGCGTGCCCAGCGCGTGCTGGCGTCACGCGCCGGCGCGCGCCATCACCAATTGAATGAAGCGTGCGGCCGCGCTGTTATGCAATGCCGTGGGGTAGGCGAGATGCAGCGGCGCGCTCAGTTTCGACGGATTGGCGAGCGTGCAGTAGACCGTGCCCACCGGGTCGTAACGTTGCATGGACGCGGGCACCAGCGTCACGCCCAGACCCGCCGCAACGAGGTTGATGCCCGACACCATGCGCGGCACTTCACGCGCGATCCGCGGGACGAAGCCTGCTTGCCGGCATGCCGCGAGGATATCGGCATACATGCCGGGCGCGCCGGGGCGGCGGACCAGAATGAAGTCTTCGTGCGCGAGCGCTCTCAGCGGCACTTGCGGCCGCTTCCTGCCTTTGAGCAAGGCATGGCCGACCGGCAACACGACAACCATCGGCTCGTCGAGAAGCAGCTCGAAGGCCACGCCTTCGCGCGCGTCGACCGGCTTGCGTAAGAACGCCGCCTGAATCTGCCCTGCAGCGAGGCGCTCGATGAGCTCCGCCGCATTGAGTTCGGCGAGCTCCACGGCGACCTCGGGACACACCGCGCGAAAAGCGCGGATCGCCTCGGTCGTGAACGGATGGAACGCCGCGGAGCTCGTCAGCCCGATCGAAATCGTGCCGAGCTCGCCGCGCGCAATCCGGCTTGCTCTGTCCACCGACTGCTGCAGGTTCTGCAGCAAACGCTGCGCGTCTTCCGCAAAGGCCTGCCCGGCCGGCGTCAAGGTGACGCCGCGCGGCATGCGCACAAAGAGTTCGAAGCCGATCTCTTCTTCCAGCGTGCGGATTTGCTGGGAGAGCGGCGGCTGTTGCATGGCCAGCCGTTCGGCCGCGCGCGTGAACTGGCCTTCTTCGGCCACCGCCAGGAAGTAACGCAGATGCCGCAATTCCATGGTGTTCCGTCTCCCGGACTGCGCTCGATGGTCTGCTCGCTGCCATATTCATTAAATATGGATGGTGCAAAGAATAGGTATTTTACATTTACCACGATCGATCCTACGATCACGTCCATCGCATCGAGCCGATCGCGACATAAAAGAGAATCAAAGGAGACGGGTGTGAAAAAACAATGTGCGGCGGCTACGCTGGCCGTGGCGAGTGGCGAGTGGCGAGTGGCGAGTGGCGAGTGGCGAGTGGCGCGCATGGTTCCGTCCCAACCAGACCGGCGTGACGCCCGGTATCCGGCATCGGTTCTGAGTAGTCGATTTTTTCAACGACAGATTTGACGATGCGCCGCGTTAAAGACAGTGCACGGTAGTCAGGAGCAAGCCGCATGATCTTCACTCTTTCACGACGTCTCGGGATGCCGTGCGCCACCACGGGCGCCGCACTGCTGATGGCGCTCGCGCAACCCGCGTTCGCGGTCCATGCTTACGAGCCGCATCTGAAGCCGGTGGCGACGATCTCGGATACGCGCCTGACGCTCGACACGCCGCAAGGGCGCGCGCAATTTCCGCTGTATCTGTCGCAGGATTGGAACGTTGCGCAGCCACAGGTGACGCGCGCGGTGATCGTGATTCACGGCAAGCTGCGCAACGCGGACGTGTACTTCCGCACCGCGCAGAATGCCCGGGATGCAGCGCATGCGGACCCTGACGCCACGCTGCTCATCGCACCGCAATTCCTCGCGACGCTCGACACCCGCGTGCATGACGAACCCGCCGATCTGCTGCGCTGGACCGGCGATGCGTGGATGGGCGGCGAAGCGGCGCGTGCTCCGCTGCCGATCAGTTCCTACGAGGTGCTGGACGCGATCGTCGCGCGTCTTGCCGATCGCAAGCTGTTTCCCAATCTGCGGCACGTGGTATTCGCCGGGCATTCCGGCGGTGGGCAAGTCGTGCAGCGCTACGCCGTCGCGGGGCGCAACATCGCTGCGCTGACCGGTGAGGGCATCGACGTGCGGTACGTGGTGGCAAGTCCGTCCACCTATGCGTATTTCGATGCACAGCGGCCCAATGCGCAAGGCGTTGCAGCGCCGTTCGACGCCGCGCAATGCCCTGACTTCAATCAATGGAAATATGGCATGGACAACCGGCCGCCCTATCTCGACGACCGCACCCCCGCGCAGCTCGAAGCGACCTATGCGGCGCGCCGCATCGACTACCTGGTAGGCGGCGCGGACGACGATCCGCAGCAGAGCGCGCTCGACAGAACCTGCGCGGCGCAAGCGCAAGGGCCGCAACGTGTCGCGCGCGCCGAGGCGTACTACCGGTATATGCAGTCGCGCCACCCGGACGGCCTGAAGCAGCGCTTTCACATCGTGCCGGGCGTGGGGCACGACGGGGCACGCATGCTGACGTCGGTCTGCGCGCTCGCAGCGATGTTCGACACTCAGGGATGCGAACAATGAGCGAAGCGATCTTGAATCAACGCGACGATGCCGTGTCCGGCGCCGACGCCTCGAACGCATTGAGTCCCGTGATGGTGCGGCGCGCGATCTTCGCCTCCGTTCTCGGCAACGGGCTCGAGTGGTTCGACTTCCTGATATACGGTTACTTCGCGAAGATCATCGCGCAGGTGTTCTTTCCTGGCGGCAGCGGATTCGTGTCGATCATGCTGACGCTCGCCACGTTCGCCGTCGGTTTTATCGTGCGGCCGGTCGGCGGCATTCTGCTCGGCATCTACGCGGACCGGGCCGGGCGCCGCAAGGCGCTCTCGCTGCTGATCATCTCGATGGCGGCCAGCACCTTGCTGATGGGTCTGACGCCGGGTTATGCGCGCATCGGCATCGCGGCGCCGTTGCTGGTGGTGCTTGCGCGCCTGCTGCAAGGGCTCTGCGTGGGCGGACAGTTTGCGACGGCGTCGGCGATGCTGGTCGAGTATGCGCCGCCGCACAAGAAGATGTTCTATGGCAGCTTCAACATGTCGGCGCAGGCGTTCGCGTTGCTGTTGTCGTCCGGAGTCGGCTATCTGCTGACCACGCAGCTCACGCATGAGCAACTCGTGGCGTGGGGCTGGCGTCTGCCGTTTCTGTTCGGTGCATTGGCAGGGCCGTTCGGGTTCTATATCCGGCATCGCGTGGCCGAGTCGCCGGAGTTCGAGCGCCTGCTCGACCGTAAGGACAAACCGCCGCGCGTCACGATCCGCCAGTTCTTCCGTGACAACGGCGACGCGGCGATCTGCGCGATGGGCGTGATCATCGTCGGCGCGGCGACCAATTACGTGTGGCACTCGTATCTGTCGGTGTATGTCGAGCGGCAATTGCATCTGCCGCTTTCTACCGCGCTGCTCGGCGCGTTCGTGTCAGGCGTGCTCAATCTGTTTCTGTTCCCGCTGTCGGGCAAGCTTGCCGATCGCTACGGCGCTTACCGGCTGTTCTATCCGATCGTGATCGCGTGGATGGTCTGCGTGTACCCGCTCTATCACTTCGTCGTGACCAACCCGACGTCCGGACATCTTTTCATCGCGCAGATGATCGCGACCGTGTTTCTCGCCGCGATGTCCGGCGCGCATCCGGGCATGCTCGCGACCTTGTTCCCGGTGCGCAGCCGCTCCGCGGGCGTGGCGCTCTCCTACAACATCGCGGTAACCCTGTTCGGCGGCATGGCGCCGCTCACCATCACCGGCTTGACGCGCGTGACCGACAGCAGCCTGACGCCCGCGTTTTACCTGATTTTCGCCGGCTTCGTGTCGCTCGCCATGGTGTATTTCACGCGCGCCGGACGCATCTCGGGCGGCGCGGCGGCGAGGCCCGCCACTCATTGATCAACCACGAGCGTATTGCATGACCCAGCCTTTGATCACGGACGACGAACGCGCGCCCAATGAACGTCCGGTTGCGGCCGTCGCGAGCCGGCATCTGAACGTCACGACGCCAGCCGGCAGCGGCACCGTGCCGGTGTTTGCGAATGGCGACTGGCTAGCGCCGACGCGCGAAGTCCGACGCGCCGTGATTCTGATTCACGGGCGCCTGCGCAACGGCGACACCTACTTCGACCTCGCCCAGCGTTCGTGCGCGCTCGCCGGCGGCAGCGCGGCCGATACGCTGCTGATCGTGCCGCAGTTTCTCGCGACCGCGGATGTTCAAGCGCATGCGCTGCCGCCGTCCACATTGCATTGGGATTGGACGGGCTGGATGGGCGGCGAAAACGCAGAAGGCCCCGCGCCGATCAGTTCGTTCGATGTACTCGACGCCATTCTGCATACGCTCGCTTGGCGTGAGCAGTTCGCGTCGCTCGCCGAGGTGGTGATCGCCGGGCACTCGGGCGGCGCCCAGGTCGTGCAGCGCTATGCGGTGGTGGCGCGCAGCGAGGCACCGCTCACCGCGCGTGGCATTGCGCTGCGCTACGTGGTCGCGAATCCATCGTCGTATGTGTACTTCGATGCAATGAGGCCCGTGGCGTCCGGCTCGTTTGCGGAGTTCGATAGGGCGGCATGTCCGTCGTTCAATCGCTGGAAGTACGGCCTCGAAGATCTGCCGGCTTATGCATGTGACGCGGGCAGAGCTGTTTCCGCTGCGGCTCTCGAAGCGCGCTACGCGCAGCGTGACGTCACCGTGCTGCTCGGCGGCGCGGACTGCGATCCGCAGCATCCCGCGCTCGACCGTTCATGCGCCGCGCAAACGCAGGGCAATCACCGGCTCGGGCGCGGACTCGCGTATGCGCGCTATATGACGGTGCGACATCCGGAAGGATTGGCGACGCACAGGACGTTTGTGATCGATGGCGTTGGGCATGATGCCAAGGGGATTTTCGCGTCGCCTGAAGGGCTGGCTGCTTTGTTCGGCACGGGTCCGTGATACGGGGTGCTGAAGTGTTTTGTGAACGCCCGGCGTGCATGGGCACGAAGCGTGCTACCTCGGTTCATGCCCCCTGTGAGTCACTTCGAGGATCGCGCCGACATGACCAGAACCCGATTGTTCGCCGCCACGCTTGCCACGGCATCGTTAGGCGTCTTGCTGCCGTGCAGCGCCTGTGCCGACGATGCGCCTAGCCCTTGCACATCGCTGAAACGCATCGTGGCGGCGGCGCCGGGCGGCCTCGCCGCGTTGACGCCGGACGACGGCAAAGGCGTCGCGCAACCCTACGGCGACGACGCGCAATGTTCCGCGACCCATGGCAGCTACCAATGCACGTGGACGCCCCATCACGACGCCGGTTCGAATGCCGATGCGCTGCAAGCGGTCGCGGCGGACGTCGCGTCGTGTCTGCCCGACGCGACTCACGACCAGAACTCACCGGGACGCCAGCACTTCTATCTGGGCGCGAAGGGCAAGCGGACCGACATTACCGTGACGCCGACGGGCTCGAACAAGTTGCGTTTGGTGGTGTCGGGTAAGTAAGCCGGGTTGCCTCGCGAAAGCGGCTAATGCGACGCCGGCCACCATGTCCAGCCGCGCGATGCATGCCGCAGTTCGATCATTGAAAGCGGCGCGATTTCAATGCGCGAAAACACCACGGGCGATGCTCCTAGCGCATACACAATCGCTGCCCGCATCACCGACGCGTGCGTCACGGCGATTACGTCGCGCGTACGGGCTGATCCGAGATCGGTCGCGCCATTCAGCGCATCGAGCCATGCTGCTGTCCGTTTCACCAGTTCGCTGAACGACTCGCCGCCATGCGGCGCGGCGCCGGGGTCGCGCGTCCAGGCGGCGAGTTCTTGCGGCGCTTCGGCAGCGAGGTCGGCGAGCCGCCGTCCGTGCCATTTACCGTAGTTCATGTCCGCCAGCCCGAGCGCCACCGACGCGGCGAGGCCTAATGCCGTTGCCGTGTCGCGCGCGCAGACGGCCGGGCTGACATAAGCTGCGGTGCCTTCGGCGAGCGCCAGACACGTGCGCTTGGCATGGGCTTCGGCGAGGCCGCTGGCGTCGAGCGGGTCATCGGCGGGAAAGCGGCCTGCGCGCTGGGCGGCGGTCGAAGCGTGGCTGATCATCAGCAGCCGTGTGTCCATTCTGTTCATTTCCTGTGAGGCTACGCCGAAGCCGGACGCCGGTTGGGTACGAAGCGCACGCCCGGGGTTGCTGGGTACCGGAGTTTAGCGCGTAGAATAGCCGGACTGCGAAGCGCGGAAGCCGGTGAAAGCCCGGCGCGGTCGCGCCACTGTAATCGGCAGCCCAAGCCGAAAGCCAGACCTGAGCTTCGCATCATCCCTCTGCAATGACCAATGACTATCGGGGCGCGTAACCCCAGGAGATGTCCATCATGACTGAAGCAGTTTTCAATTCCGCTTCCCAGCCTGCTTCCCAACCCGTTGCTCAACCCACGCCGATTCCGCTGCGCGAGTTGTTGCCGTGGCTCGTGTTCGGCGGTTTGCTGCTGTTGCTTGCGCTTTACTTCGTGGGTGCGGAACAGGGCGCCACATCGCTGTTGCCGGGCATGTACGTGCATGAGTTCGTGCACGACGGCCGCCATCTGCTCGGCTTTCCCTGCCACTAACGGAGTCGAACATGGTCGGTAAATTGTTGGTACGCGGGATGCTCGCAGGCATCGCCGCGGGACTGCTCACGTTCGGCTTCGCCCGCGTGGTGGGCGAGCCGCAAGTCAATCAGGCGATTTCATTCGAAGAAAAGGCCGATGCCGCGAAAGGCGAGGCGCCCGAACCTGAACTGGTGAGCCGCGATACACAGCGCGGGTTTGGCTTGTTGACCGGTGTGGTGGTTTACGGTGCGGCATTTGGCGGCTTGTTCTCGCTGGTGTTCGCTTACGCGTATGGGTGGGTTGGGGCATTGAGCGCGCGCGCGTTGTCCGCGTGGCTGGCGCTCGGCGCGTTCATTGCGCTGGCGGTCGTTCCGAACCTGAAGTATCCGGCGAACCCGCCTTCGGTCGGCGACCCGGACACAATCGGAATGCGCACGGGGTTGTTCTTCCTGATGATTGCAATCTCGCTCGCCGCGATGGTGTTTTCGCTCAAGGTCCGACGCCGTGCGGCCGCGAAACTCGGCGCGTGGAATGGCTCGATTGTGGCGGGGTTGGTCTTCGTTGTGATTATCGCCGCCGTGCAGTTGTCGATGCCGGCCATCAACGAAGTGCCGGAGGCTTTTCCGGCGGTGCTGCTGTGGAAGTTCCGTGTGGCGGCGCTCGGTATGCAGGCGATCATGTGGACGACGATTGGACTGCTGTTCGGCGCGCTTGTCGAGCGGGGTGCGTTTATGCGGGTGGGCGGGGGGTCGGCGGTGGAGTCGGCCTGACGGTGGGTGTGCGGAGCGCAGCCGGTTTGGGTGGCTGCGCTCTGAGGCCGGCGCTTTGCCCCTCGCTCTTCGCTTCTCGCGCAGTGGTCAAGAAGGTATGTGCATCAAGGAGTTGGGGTTGTTGTGGGGCGGTTATCCACAGGCTTCTGAACAAAAACTGTGGATAAAATTTTCCCGCAACGCAATACACCTACAAACATCTGTTCTGTTTAATTTCAACAGGTCAGATGTTTACGTGTTGGACTCGGCGCTGGCTGGAATCCGACCGTGACATCTGTTTTGTGGGGAATATTGTGGGGGAAAATCGTTCGCAAACAATTCGCGACGGGATGCTCCTGAAGCATCGCAAACTCATTCGCGTTGCCCCGGAAGTAATCGATCAGCTTTTCAGTGCGAACCTTGCGCCCCTCAAGTCGTACGCTCATGATTCACCATCGTGGAGCATCCAGGACGGAACCGACTTCAGTGCCTGGTCTTTGAGTACACACACGTCTGAAGATCGCTCAAGGGCGTGCTCTGCGTGTCGCACGTGATGGAAGGCCAGGACACGACGCGCTGGAAATACTTCTTCGATACGCTGCGCATCGCGCAAACGCCTGCGACGCTCACGCTTGAGGCGGTGCGGACAGGTATCGGGTGGGAACGGAAGGAAAAATCATAGGGTGTGATTTTCCTGACGTCGCGCAGTGAAACGTTTTGCACACACCCTTATCGTCGCAGCAAGTGACTTGACGATGCGAGGTGCATCAGTTTTAAGAATATAAATCCGTACTACTATCTGGATACCTACCTTCCGGGGTGACCTTCATGGCACTCCTCCTTTTCTCTTGCGTTCTATCGATCAGCATTGTCGTACCCGCATCTCCCGGTACGCTATTTCTTCTGGTCTGTTCCGCTAATTCTGACAGTTCCTGTTGTGCATTCCTACATCGTGCAGCCGTAAATCCGGATCACATTTTGAGTGTGCGTAAGTAAGTCGCAAATATAGGAATTGTCGGATTTTTCGTTTTTGGTGGTCCCTATACGGTGTGTGTGCATCAAACGTTTCAAACAATAAGCCAATAGGGATAAGAATGAAAAAATCCAGACTCCACGGTGGGACAGCCGGATTCGCGGGCCGCCTGCTGGCTGCCTTCTCGTTGCTAATATTCGCGTTCAGCGCTAACGCAGTCGACTGTTTTTCGCTGTATGCCCA
Above is a genomic segment from Paraburkholderia aromaticivorans containing:
- a CDS encoding ATPase domain-containing protein, which gives rise to MSNRHDADTPTRLSSGIDGIDDILGGGLTPHRMYLIEGAPGTGKTTLALQFLLKGVEEGQGGLYITLSETRSELISVADSHGWDISRFTILELLSDEGLDPQYEQTVLHPAEVELGETVRNVIQQVDELKPARIVLDSLSELRLLSQNALRYRRQILALKRYFATRACTVLLLDDNSSDPGDVQLHSIAHGVISLDNLVHDYGGNRRRARVAKMRGIKFREGYHDFTLDTGGIHVYPRLVAAEHHADFNAEVVSTGTQGLDALLGGGLIPGTNALMIGPSGVGKTTTVVSCLMAALERGERCVYYVFDETLTTLMIRCATLGMYLAPHVESGLLTLRQIDPAEISPGEFASDVRKSVENKGVRYVAIDSLNAYLQAMPGERYLLLQMHELLGYLNQQGVVTMLVLGQHGIIGEIQNDIDISYLSDVVVLFRYFEHHGEVLTAVTAVKSRANAHERSIRQFRLGSGGVEVGDALRDFEGVLSGLPAYRGSTALLGATNRVIETPGK
- a CDS encoding LysR family transcriptional regulator — protein: MELRHLRYFLAVAEEGQFTRAAERLAMQQPPLSQQIRTLEEEIGFELFVRMPRGVTLTPAGQAFAEDAQRLLQNLQQSVDRASRIARGELGTISIGLTSSAAFHPFTTEAIRAFRAVCPEVAVELAELNAAELIERLAAGQIQAAFLRKPVDAREGVAFELLLDEPMVVVLPVGHALLKGRKRPQVPLRALAHEDFILVRRPGAPGMYADILAACRQAGFVPRIAREVPRMVSGINLVAAGLGVTLVPASMQRYDPVGTVYCTLANPSKLSAPLHLAYPTALHNSAAARFIQLVMARAGA
- a CDS encoding MFS transporter; the encoded protein is MSEAILNQRDDAVSGADASNALSPVMVRRAIFASVLGNGLEWFDFLIYGYFAKIIAQVFFPGGSGFVSIMLTLATFAVGFIVRPVGGILLGIYADRAGRRKALSLLIISMAASTLLMGLTPGYARIGIAAPLLVVLARLLQGLCVGGQFATASAMLVEYAPPHKKMFYGSFNMSAQAFALLLSSGVGYLLTTQLTHEQLVAWGWRLPFLFGALAGPFGFYIRHRVAESPEFERLLDRKDKPPRVTIRQFFRDNGDAAICAMGVIIVGAATNYVWHSYLSVYVERQLHLPLSTALLGAFVSGVLNLFLFPLSGKLADRYGAYRLFYPIVIAWMVCVYPLYHFVVTNPTSGHLFIAQMIATVFLAAMSGAHPGMLATLFPVRSRSAGVALSYNIAVTLFGGMAPLTITGLTRVTDSSLTPAFYLIFAGFVSLAMVYFTRAGRISGGAAARPATH
- a CDS encoding histidine phosphatase family protein; the encoded protein is MDTRLLMISHASTAAQRAGRFPADDPLDASGLAEAHAKRTCLALAEGTAAYVSPAVCARDTATALGLAASVALGLADMNYGKWHGRRLADLAAEAPQELAAWTRDPGAAPHGGESFSELVKRTAAWLDALNGATDLGSARTRDVIAVTHASVMRAAIVYALGASPVVFSRIEIAPLSMIELRHASRGWTWWPASH
- a CDS encoding CbtB domain-containing protein; its protein translation is MTEAVFNSASQPASQPVAQPTPIPLRELLPWLVFGGLLLLLALYFVGAEQGATSLLPGMYVHEFVHDGRHLLGFPCH
- a CDS encoding CbtA family protein, encoding MVGKLLVRGMLAGIAAGLLTFGFARVVGEPQVNQAISFEEKADAAKGEAPEPELVSRDTQRGFGLLTGVVVYGAAFGGLFSLVFAYAYGWVGALSARALSAWLALGAFIALAVVPNLKYPANPPSVGDPDTIGMRTGLFFLMIAISLAAMVFSLKVRRRAAAKLGAWNGSIVAGLVFVVIIAAVQLSMPAINEVPEAFPAVLLWKFRVAALGMQAIMWTTIGLLFGALVERGAFMRVGGGSAVESA